The following proteins come from a genomic window of Rutidosis leptorrhynchoides isolate AG116_Rl617_1_P2 chromosome 10, CSIRO_AGI_Rlap_v1, whole genome shotgun sequence:
- the LOC139869984 gene encoding peroxisomal (S)-2-hydroxyacid oxidase GLO3-like, whose translation MGSDEPVNIKEYQELAKQALPKMYYDYFAGGAEDQHTLRENVEAFQRITLRPRILVDVSKIDMSTTILGYKTSAPIMVGPTALHKLAHPEGEVLTAKAAAACNVIMGLSFSSTCTIEEVASSCNAVRFFQLYVYKQRDISALMVKRAEMNGFKAILLTADTPKLGRREADIKSKMIAPQLKNFEGLYSTKVENSGGSNLKVFASRSWDPSFAWKDIAWLRSITELPILIKGVLTREDAIKAVQVGVEGIVVSNHGGRQLDYVPASIAALEEVVLAVQGRVPVLFDGGIRRGTDVFKALALGAQAVLIGRPVVYGLAVKGEYGVKRVINMLKSELELTMALSGCPTLSDITRNHVRTEIDNRYCRM comes from the exons ATGGGTAGTGATGAGCCGGTCAACATAAAGGAATATCAAGAATTGGCAAAACAAGCCCTTCCAAAGATGTATTATGACTACTTTGCTGGAGGTGCCGAAGATCAGCACACACTTAGAGAGAACGTTGAAGCGTTTCAACGAATTAC TCTTCGGCCAAGAATTTTAGTGGACGTAAGTAAAATAGATATGTCGACAACAATATTGGGTTACAAAACTTCGGCACCAATTATGGTTGGTCCAACTGCTTTGCATAAGTTGGCTCATCCTGAAG GAGAAGTCTTGACAGCCAAAGCAGCAGCAGCGTGTAACGTCATAATG GGTTTGTCTTTCAGCTCTACATGCACAATCGAGGAGGTTGCTTCTAGTTGCAATGCTGTTCGTTTCTTTCAGTTATAT gtCTACAAGCAACGCGATATTTCTGCTCTAATGGTGAAAAGGGCTGAAATGAATGGGTTTAAAGCTATTCTTCTTACTGCTGATACTCCAAAACTTGGTCGTAGGGAAGCTGACATAAAGAGCAA AATGATTGCACCCCAGCTGAAGAATTTTGAAGGTCTTTATTCAACCAAAGTTGAAAAT AGTGGTGGTTCAAATCTTAAAGTTTTTGCATCCAGAAGTTGGGATCCTTCTTTTGCTTGGAAG GACATTGCTTGGTTAAGATCCATTACAGAATTGCCAATTTTGATTAAAGGTGTACTCACTCGCGAGGATG CCATTAAAGCTGTGCAGGTAGGAGTTGAAGGAATCGTAGTCTCTAACCATGGAGGTCGCCAGCTAGATTATGTTCCAGCCTCCATTGCCGCTCTTGAAGAG GTGGTCCTTGCAGTTCAAGGACGGGTACCAGTTCTGTTTGATGGTGGAATAAGGCGAGGAACAGATGTGTTCAAGGCTTTAGCTCTCGGTGCACAAGCTGTTCTG ATAGGACGTCCGGTTGTGTATGGGCTTGCAGTGAAGGGAGAGTATGGAGTAAAAAGAGTGATTAATATGTTGAAAAGTGAACTTGAACTTACCATGGCTCTTTCTGGCTGCCCTACTCTAAGCGATATTACTCGGAATCATGTGAGGACGGAGATTGATAATCGATATTGTAGAATGTAG
- the LOC139872907 gene encoding 25.3 kDa vesicle transport protein SEC22-1-like translates to MVKLTMIARVTDGLPLAEGLDDGRDMQDADFYKQQVKALFKNLSRGHNEASRMSVETGPYVFHYIIEGRVCYLTMCDRAYPKKLAFQYLEDLRNEFERGYANQIETAARPYAFIKFDTFIQRTKKLYQDTRTQRNISKLNDELYEVHQIMTRNVQEVLGVGEKLDQVSQMSSRLTSESRIYADKARDLNRQALIRKWAPVAIVLGVVILLFWVRNKIW, encoded by the exons ATGGTGAAGCTGACAATGATTGCTCGTGTAACTGACGGTCTTCCGTTAGCTGAAGGATTAGATGATGGTCGTGATATGCAGGATGCCGATTTTTACAAACAGCAAGTTAAGGCGTTGTTTAAGAACCTGTCAAGAGGACATAATGAAGCGTCACGGATGTCTGTTGAAACAGGACCTTACGTTTTCCA CTATATTATTGAAGGACGTGTATGTTATTTGACAATGTGCGATCGTGCTTACCCGAAGAAGCTTGCGTTTCAATACCTTGAAGATCTCAGAAATGAATTCGAGCGTGGTTATGCGAATCAAATTGAAACTGCTGCAAGACCTTATGCTTTTATAAAATTTG ATACATTTATACAGAGGACTAAGAAATTGTACCAGGACACGAGAACTCAACGGAATATATCCAAGTTGAATGATGAACTTTATGAAGTACACCAAATAATGACTCGTAATGTGCAGGAAGTTCTTGGTGTTGGTGAAAAGTTGGACC AGGTCAGTCAAATGTCAAGTCGATTAACCTCGGAGTCTCGCATATATGCTGACAAAGCAAGAGACTTAAATCGACAG GCATTGATTCGGAAATGGGCTCCTGTTGCAATCGTCCTTGGAGTGGTCATTCTACTTTTCTGGGTCAGAAACAAGATATGGTGA